A genomic stretch from Pochonia chlamydosporia 170 chromosome 4, whole genome shotgun sequence includes:
- a CDS encoding histone H1 (similar to Metarhizium acridum CQMa 102 XP_007807814.1): MPPKKAEGSAAPKAKSTHASYQDMITDAIVNLKDRNGSSRQSLKKYVKANNNLGTVSDNMFDSLFNKALKTGVEKGVFAQPKGPSGGTKLAKKKAEPKKPAAKKEGVKKAATTKKAAPKKAAAPKAAGEKKAATTTKKAAPKKATTTAKKPAAKADKDSALTKTKTGRVAKTTKPAAKKAAAPKKAAPKKAAAKA, translated from the exons atgCCTCCCAAGAAGGCCGAAGGTTCTGCCGcccccaaggccaagtccACTCATGCTTCCTACCAG GACATGATCACTGACGCTATCGTCAAC CTCAAGGACCGCAATGGCTCCAGCCGTCAGTCCCTGAAGAAGTatgtcaaggccaacaacaacctggGCACTGTCTCGGACAACATGTTCGACTctctcttcaacaaggcCTTGAAGACTGGCGTTGAGAAGGGCGTCTTTGCTCAACCCAAGGGTCCTTCTGGCGGCACCAAGCTTGCTAAGAAGAAGGCCGAACCTAAGAAGCctgccgccaagaaggaggGTGTCAAGAAggccgccaccaccaagaaggctgctcccaagaaggctgccgcTCCCAAGGCTgctggcgagaagaaggctgccacTACCACCAAGAAGGCCGCTCCTAAGAAGGCTACCACTACGGCCAAGAAGCCCGCCGCCAAG GCCGACAAGGACTCTGCcttgaccaagaccaagactggCCGTGTCGCTAAGACGACAAAGcctgctgccaagaaggctgccgcACCAAAGAAAGCAGCTCCCAAGaaggccgccgccaaggcaTAA
- a CDS encoding Sec23/Sec24 family protein (similar to Coccidioides immitis RS XP_001248148.1), translating into MADYTQYHALGQGVVDPNDPNRNNVPGQQQYAPSYGAPGPYGAQPQQSPPAMGGPPPPSGAGYGISQHQNLQGGFAQPGADAGLAAQMGGMNLGDGQSTIRKKKKDRHAYHTVEPTGSSQAFNGMGPPGSNPNQFIPTAAPGQSGVPAFGGQFGSPQGTPQMMNTSQFPTPGAPGDFGSGNGSADASAPISTTGPSKVSLDAMPSVPVSRDSVQPYFLKNVYPTFERHVPPPATVSFVAFDQGNASPKYARLSLNNIPATSDGLQATGLPLGLLLQPLAPLHAGEAEIPVLDFGDSGPPRCRRCRAYINPFMMFRSGGNKFVCNLCTHPNDTPPEYFCATSPQGVRVDRDQRPELHRGTVEFVVPKEYWTREPVGLRWLFLIDVSQESYNKGFLETFCDGILAALYGGEDQEKDENGEPKRRVPEGAKVGFVTYDKDIHFYNMHPGLDQPQMLIMPDLEDPFLPLGEGLFVDPYESKSIISSLLTRLPEMFSDVKNPEPALLATLNAALAALEKTGGKIVCSCSALPTWGPGRLFMRDDGNHPGGELDKKLYTTEHPAWKKVAEKMAAGGIGADFFLAAPSGGYLDIATIGHVAATTGGETFYYPNFIAPRDGPKLSAEISHTVTRETGFQALMKVRCSNGLQVSAYHGNFVQHTFGADLEIGVIDADKALAVSFSYDGKLDSKLDAHFQSALLYTTASGQRRVRCSNIIASVSETSKEAGMREQGIRACMKFVDQDAVIALLAKEAGTKLATTSSNLKDIRNWLAERTIDVMSCYRKHSAQQHPAGELVMPEKLKEFCMYMLGLTKCRAFKGGVENSDRRVHEMRMVRSMGALELSLYLYPRIIPVHNLQPEEGFADAETGHLKMPPSIRASFSRIEAGGVYLVDNGQQCLLWFHSQTSPNLVADLFGEDKDSLKSLDAYTSSMPVLETHLNAQVRNIIEFLKTMRGSKGLTIQLARQGIDGAEFEFARMLVEDRNNEAQNYVDWLVHVHRGVQLELSGQRKKESETDLNTLSNFTGLRPTMW; encoded by the exons atggccgactACACACAATACCACGCCTTGGGCCAGGGCGTCGTCGACCCGAACGACCCCAATCGCAATAATGTTCCTGGACAACAACAATATGCTCCTAGTTATGGAGCTCCTGGTCCATATGGTGCGCAACCACAGcaatcaccaccagccatggGAGgacctcctcctccctcgGGTGCTGGTTACGGCAtttcccaacaccaaaactTGCAAGGAGGCTTTGCTCAACCTGGAGCAGATGCCGGCTTGGCTGCACAAATGGGTGGCATGAACTTGGGTGATGGACAGAGTACCAttcgcaagaagaagaaagaccGCCATGCCTACCACACCGTCGAACCTACGGGCTCTTCCCAAGCATTCAATGGCATGGGACCTCCCGGTTCCAATCCGAATCAATTCATCCCTACTGCTGCTCCCGGACAGTCAGGTGTCCCAGCATTCGGAGGACAGTTTGGCAGTCCTCAAGGCACGCCTCAGATGATGAACACCAGCCAGTTCCCAACACCTGGAGCTCCTGGAGACTTTGGCTCTGGCAATGGGAGTGCCGATGCCTCTGCTCCCATTTCGACTACCGGTCCTTCCAAGGTGTCCCTCGATGCCATGCCAAGTGTCCCCGTTTCTCGCGATTCCGTACAACCGTACTTCCTGAAAAACGTCTATCCCACCTTCGAACGTCACGTACCACCCCCGGCCACCGTTTCCTTCGTTGCCTTCGATCAAGGTAATGCCTCTCCTAAATACGCCCGATTGAGTTTAAACAACATACCCGCTACTTCGGACGGTTTGCAGGCTACCGGCCTTCCCCTTGGCCTCCTCTTGCAGCCTCTGGCTCCTCTCCACGCAGGTGAGGCTGAGATTCCTGTTCTGGATTTTGGTGATTCGGGACCCCCGCGATGCCGTCGGTGCCGCGCCTACATCAACCCCTTCATGATGTTCCGATCTGGCGGCAACAAGTTTGTGTGCAACCTGTGTACGCACCCCAATGATACGCCCCCCGAATACTTTTGCGCTACCAGCCCGCAGGGCGTTCGTGTAGATCGAGATCAGCGACCCGAGTTGCACCGAGGGACTGTCGAATTCGTCGTGCCCAAGGAGTACTGGACCAGGGAACCCGTTGGCTTGCGTTGGCTGTTTCTCATCGATGTATCGCAAGAGTCATACAATAAGGGGTTTTTGGAGACTTTTTGCGATGGCATTTTGGCTGCCCTATATGGGGGAGAGGATCAAGAAAAGGACGAGAACGGAGAACCAAAGAGACGAGTCCCCGAAGGCGCTAAAGTCGGGTTCGTCACATATGACAAGGACATTCACTTTTACAACATGCAT CCCGGCTTGGATCAACCGCAAATGCTCATCATGCCCGACCTTGAGGATCCTTTCCTTCCTCTTGGAGAAGGCCTATTTGTCGATCCCTACGAGTCCAAGTCAATCATCTCTTCTCTACTGACGAGACTGCCCGAGATGTTTTCTGACGTGAAGAATCCGGAGCCGGCTCTGCTTGCTACCCTAAACGCAGCTTTGGCAGCCCTCGAGAAGACTGGCGGCAAAATTGTGTGCTCATGCTCCGCGCTGCCAACTTGGGGTCCTGGCAGGCTATTTATGCGTGATGACGGCAATCATCCTGGAGGCGAACTTGATAAGAAGCTCTATACTACGGAACATCCTGCCTGGAAGAAAGTGGCTGAaaagatggctgctggtggcatcgGTGCCGACTTTTTCCTTGCTGCTCCTTCGGGTGGTTACCTCGACATTGCTACGATTG GGCATGTTGCGGCTACTACCGGCGGAGAGACATTCTATTATCCCAATTTCATCGCCCCACGGGACGGCCCGAAATTGTCTGCCGAAATTAGCCATACGGTGACGAGAGAAACTGGCTTCCAAGCGTTGATGAAGGTTCGGTGCTCCAATGGTCTGCAGGTGTCAGCTTATCACGGCAACTTTGTGCAACATACATTTGGGGCCGACCTTGAGATTGGCGTTATAGATGCAGACAAGGCTTTGGCAGTTTCATTCAGCTACGATGGCAAGCTCGACTCCAAACTGGACGCTCACTTCCAGTCCGCCCTCTTATACACCACTGCCTCTGGTCAACGCAGGGTTCGTTGTTCCAACATCATTGCTAGCGTGAGCGAAACTTCCAAGGAAGCTGGCATGCGGGAACAGGGCATTCGAGCATGCATGAAGTTTGTGGACCAAGATGCCGTGATTGCCCTTCTGGCAAAGGAGGCCGGCACGAAGCTTGCTACCACTTCGAGCAATCTGAAGGACATACGAAACTGGCTTGCTGAGCGGACGATCGATGTCATGTCATGCTATAGGAAACACTCAGCACAACAGCATCCGGCTGGCGAACTGGTCATGCCCGAGAAGCTAAAGGAGTTTTGCATGTATATGCTGGGACTCACCAAGTGCAGAGCCTTCAAAGGTGGCGTTGAGAACTCAGACAGGAGAGTACATGAAATGCGCATGGTCCGTTCGATGGGCGCCTTGGAACTGAGTTTGTATCTCTACCCTCGCATCATTCCGGTTCACAACCTGCAACCTGAGGAGGGGTTCGCAGATGCGGAGACGGGCCACCTCAAGATGCCGCCTTCGATACGAGCGTCATTCTCCCGCATCGAAGCCGGCGGCGTGTATCTCGTTGATAATGGTCAACAGTGCCTGCTGTGGTTCCATTCACAAACATCACCAAACCTTGTTGCTGATCTCTTCGGCGAAGACAAGGATTCCCTGAAGAGCCTGGACGCATATACCTCGTCAATGCCGGTCTTGGAAACCCATCTGAACGCTCAAGTCCGCAATATTATTGAGTTTCTAAAGACGATGCGCGGCTCCAAGGGCTTAACCATCCAACTCGCTCGGCAAGGAATCGACGGTGCCGAATTTGAATTTGCCCGCATGTTGGTAGAGGATAGAAACAACGAGGCGCAAAACTACGTCGATTGGTTGGTCCACGTGCACAGAGGAGTGCAACTCGAG TTGAGCGGTCAGCGCAAGAAAGAAAGCGAAACGGATCTGAATACCCTGTCAAACTTTACCGGGCTCAGACCAACAATGTGGTAA
- a CDS encoding mitochondrial chaperone BCS1 (similar to Metarhizium robertsii ARSEF 23 XP_007821212.1), translating to MAPGSKSSRVKPSEVAADTKRNFIPMVNANYAEMFPPYSILYPQPAELIITRRHLGTRPPVFRIEEGDPVMTAISYAATDSQSHEAAGGCRVRIPFICAANERRPGGDWETGCSGYEEKLCRRSNLSATLSSPWPNTQVSSNYPIPSAGCILSDAVVVCRGPHDHYERLDRWYDLPVVSVPPTRWPKLKENGTMYSFAEERFMMREKIRGALRLCLYNNYDRVVVGDFGLGNSCRNPPQEVAEIWRDVLLFDPDLRGQFAYVIFAFEDPSQSTTRCIWDEMARKDKKGGVGAKMKSRGDPVASVGISRGASMVAPTDMAIFQLAFDPAEIQRVLSAPDPRYGLDMITS from the coding sequence ATGGCTCCTGGGTCAAAATCCAGCCGGGTAAAGCCGTCTGAGGTGGCAGCCGACACCAAGCGGAACTTCATTCCCATGGTTAATGCCAACTATGCAGAAATGTTCCCTCCTTACTCAATTCTCTACCCTCAGCCAGCTGAACTTATCATTACACGCCGGCATTTGGGCACCCGCCCACCCGTTTTTCGTATAGAAGAGGGAGATCCTGTCATGACTGCAATTTCTTATGCAGCTACTGACAGCCAATCCCACGAAGCTGCCGGCGGCTGCAGAGTCAGAATTCCATTCATTTGTGCTGCCAACGAACGCCGGCCCGGAGGTGACTGGGAAACGGGATGCTCAGGGTATGAGGAAAAGCTCTGTCGCCGAAGCAACCTTTCTGCAACACTCAGCAGTCCCTGGCCAAACACACAGGTATCATCAAATTATCCTATACCCTCTGCTGGATGTATTCTCTCGGACGCTGTTGTCGTTTGCCGAGGACCCCATGATCATTACGAGCGCCTTGATCGCTGGTATGACTTGCCTGTTGTTTCCGTACCACCAACTCGATGGCCGAAGCTGAAGGAAAACGGAACCATGTATTCTTTTGCAGAAGAACGATTCATGATGAGAGAGAAGATCCGAGGAGCCCTTCGCCTCTGCCTCTACAACAATTACGATCgggttgttgttggggaTTTTGGCCTAGGCAACAGCTGCCGTAATCCGCCTCAGGAGGTCGCTGAAATCTGGCGAGATGTGCTGCTATTCGACCCGGATCTCCGTGGACAGTTTGCCTACGTTATTTTCGCCTTCGAAGACCCTTCACAAAGCACTACCCGCTGCATCTGGGACGAGATGGCAAGGAAAGACAAGAAAGGAGGAGTTGGTGCCAAGATGAAGTCGCGCGGCGATCCGGTAGCCTCGGTTGGAATCTCACGAGGCGCATCTATGGTTGCACCAACAGATATGGCTATTTTCCAGCTGGCATTTGATCCCGCTGAGATTCAGCGTGTACTCAGCGCCCCAGACCCACGTTACGGTTTAGACATGATTACTTCTTGA